The following coding sequences are from one Methanosarcina sp. WWM596 window:
- a CDS encoding Xaa-Pro peptidase family protein — protein MKETDFSTKKVLEEAGTDAYLMTGNIHSADIYYVTRFLASDEFVYLQTKSGKEVIFISEMERGRAEIESRISNIKTTQDFGYREKIKEKKDVSIAYAACISELLLEEKVKKIAVAYDFPVFYSNYLTEAGFTVVPVKSPFRKMRSVKGPEEIEAIRYAQMAGEKAMMAAISLIAGAEDRDGILYFKGQVLTGAKVNSAIDHTLLDFGCEAEETIVSCGEDTANPHGTTEGPLRANAPIILDIFPRSKKKRYFADMTRTVIRGEASEKLKAMYETVFAAQQKALEMVKPGVSTAEIHSAVCDLFEVRGYHTYRSGATAGFTHSTGHGVGLDIHELPGVGENGVLLEAGNVITIEPGLYYPGIGGIRLEDMVLVTETGCKNLTGLEKNFVLKSFI, from the coding sequence ATGAAAGAGACAGATTTCAGTACAAAAAAGGTCCTTGAGGAAGCAGGAACAGACGCCTATCTGATGACAGGGAATATTCACAGTGCCGATATTTACTATGTAACCCGCTTCCTGGCATCGGACGAGTTCGTTTACCTGCAGACCAAAAGCGGGAAAGAAGTTATTTTCATTTCGGAAATGGAGCGCGGGAGGGCTGAAATCGAGTCAAGAATTTCAAATATAAAAACCACTCAGGACTTTGGCTACCGCGAAAAAATCAAGGAAAAAAAGGATGTATCCATTGCCTATGCAGCCTGCATATCCGAGCTTCTCCTTGAAGAAAAAGTAAAAAAAATTGCAGTTGCCTACGATTTTCCTGTTTTTTACTCAAACTATCTTACAGAAGCAGGTTTTACCGTAGTGCCTGTAAAAAGCCCTTTCAGAAAAATGAGGAGCGTGAAGGGACCCGAAGAAATTGAAGCCATAAGGTATGCCCAGATGGCTGGAGAAAAGGCTATGATGGCAGCAATTTCTCTGATAGCAGGAGCAGAAGACAGGGACGGTATTCTCTATTTTAAAGGGCAGGTACTTACCGGAGCTAAAGTGAATTCGGCCATTGACCATACTCTGCTGGATTTTGGATGCGAAGCCGAAGAGACAATTGTCTCCTGCGGGGAGGATACTGCAAACCCCCACGGAACTACCGAAGGGCCTCTCAGGGCAAATGCTCCGATCATCCTGGACATATTCCCGAGGAGTAAAAAGAAGCGCTATTTTGCAGATATGACGAGGACCGTGATCAGAGGCGAGGCTTCGGAAAAACTAAAGGCAATGTATGAAACTGTATTTGCAGCCCAACAAAAAGCTCTGGAAATGGTTAAACCTGGAGTCTCAACCGCTGAAATACACAGTGCAGTCTGTGACCTGTTTGAGGTACGAGGCTACCACACTTACAGAAGCGGAGCAACAGCCGGATTCACACACTCTACAGGCCACGGGGTCGGGCTTGACATCCATGAACTTCCCGGCGTAGGAGAAAACGGCGTGCTTCTGGAGGCAGGTAATGTGATAACGATCGAGCCCGGACTATATTATCCGGGAATTGGGGGAATCCGGCTTGAAGATATGGTGCTGGTTACTGAAACAGGGTGTAAAAACCTTACAGGATTAGAGAAAAACTTTGTATTAAAATCATTTATATAA
- the map gene encoding type II methionyl aminopeptidase, which translates to MTDNVYNREDILEKYREAGRILKIVRTEAADMVKVGNSLLEVAEFVEKKTIELGGRPAFPCNISRNQEAAHATPKVGDKDVFGKDIVKLDLGVHVDGYIADSAVTVDLSGNSDLVKASEEALAAAIDLVKPGVSTGEVGAAIEETIRSYGLNPIMNLTGHGLSQYEAHDNPAVPNKHVEGGVVLKEGDVLAIEPFATNGTGLVHDGSWAEIYSVIQKKPVRLPAIRNVLKQAEDYRGLPFAKRWLNSDKLDFSLIQLEKARIIHSYPVLIESAGGLVSQAEHTLIITRDGCEVTTK; encoded by the coding sequence ATGACAGATAATGTATACAACAGAGAAGATATCCTTGAAAAATACAGAGAAGCAGGCAGGATTTTGAAGATTGTCAGAACTGAAGCCGCAGATATGGTGAAAGTCGGAAACAGCCTGCTTGAAGTTGCTGAATTTGTGGAAAAGAAAACCATAGAACTTGGAGGTAGGCCTGCCTTCCCCTGCAATATCTCAAGAAACCAGGAAGCTGCCCACGCGACTCCCAAAGTAGGGGATAAGGATGTCTTTGGAAAAGATATAGTGAAGCTGGACCTCGGAGTCCACGTAGACGGATACATAGCAGACTCAGCAGTAACTGTGGACCTTTCAGGCAATTCCGACCTTGTAAAAGCCTCTGAGGAAGCTCTTGCAGCAGCCATTGACCTCGTGAAACCGGGAGTCAGCACAGGAGAGGTAGGAGCTGCAATAGAGGAGACGATCCGCAGCTACGGCTTAAATCCTATTATGAATCTCACAGGCCACGGGCTTTCTCAGTATGAGGCCCACGACAACCCTGCAGTGCCTAACAAACATGTAGAAGGGGGAGTTGTCCTGAAGGAAGGAGATGTGCTTGCAATTGAACCCTTTGCAACTAACGGAACGGGCCTTGTACATGACGGCAGCTGGGCAGAGATTTACAGTGTTATACAGAAAAAGCCTGTACGTCTGCCAGCAATCAGAAACGTCCTGAAACAGGCAGAGGATTACAGGGGACTTCCCTTTGCAAAGCGTTGGCTCAATTCAGACAAACTTGATTTTTCATTAATCCAGCTTGAAAAAGCCAGAATTATCCACTCTTATCCTGTGCTTATTGAAAGTGCCGGGGGACTTGTATCCCAGGCAGAACATACGTTAATAATAACCCGGGATGGATGTGAAGTCACAACAAAATAA
- the hisG gene encoding ATP phosphoribosyltransferase: protein MIRIAIPNKGRLHEPTMSLFKDAGLPISGGAESRILFAKTADPDIHILFARAADIPEYVQDGAADVGITGIDLITEREANVEALLDLKFGKANLVLAVPEDSVFQSARDLEGKKVATEFPEITRKYFQNLGVNVEVIKVSGACEMTPHVGIADAIVDISSSGTTLLINHLKAIDTVFSSTVHLIANKKSLREKDKILDIKTALESVLNAKKKRYLMMNVPEASLQAVKEVLPGMSGPTVMKVESSRSSEESFLAVHSVVDADLIFTMVNKLRKVGARDILVVPIERIMP from the coding sequence ATGATTCGCATTGCAATACCCAATAAAGGACGCCTTCACGAACCCACAATGTCTCTTTTTAAAGATGCAGGGCTTCCCATTAGCGGAGGAGCCGAAAGCCGAATACTCTTTGCAAAAACTGCAGACCCTGATATCCATATTCTCTTTGCCAGGGCTGCCGATATACCTGAGTATGTACAGGACGGAGCTGCAGATGTAGGTATTACAGGAATTGACTTGATTACGGAAAGGGAGGCAAATGTTGAGGCTCTTCTGGACCTTAAATTCGGGAAAGCGAACCTTGTTCTGGCTGTCCCTGAGGACTCTGTTTTCCAGAGTGCCCGGGATCTTGAAGGCAAAAAAGTGGCAACCGAGTTTCCAGAGATCACGCGCAAGTACTTCCAAAACCTTGGAGTTAATGTTGAAGTTATAAAGGTCAGCGGAGCTTGTGAAATGACTCCACATGTGGGAATTGCGGACGCCATTGTGGATATTTCAAGCTCCGGGACAACTCTCCTGATAAACCACCTGAAAGCTATCGACACAGTCTTTTCTTCCACTGTCCATCTGATTGCTAACAAAAAAAGCCTCAGGGAAAAGGACAAAATTCTGGATATAAAAACTGCACTCGAAAGTGTGCTTAATGCAAAGAAAAAACGTTATTTGATGATGAACGTTCCCGAAGCTTCCCTCCAAGCAGTAAAAGAGGTCCTTCCGGGAATGTCAGGTCCGACGGTAATGAAAGTTGAGTCCAGCAGGTCGTCTGAAGAATCATTCCTTGCTGTCCATTCCGTTGTGGATGCAGACCTGATCTTTACCATGGTAAACAAGCTCAGGAAGGTCGGTGCAAGGGATATACTTGTCGTCCCGATCGAAAGGATCATGCCCTGA
- a CDS encoding IS110 family transposase, protein MAGEINKSCGLDIHKSFLIATILSRSGEKQQQRIKRDDDGILSLRNWVTSEKCDVVACESTSDFWVPIHDSLIKHLPFIVGNARDMKAFTHKKTDKIDSEVIAKLALNGMVQPSRVFPKKHREYRSYIRLRHKLVQKRTDIKNEAHAILAPEMFNLKDVLTDIFGKNGREILSGISSGKNVDQIIQNLSPNVRKKSAQIRELLDREISQSAAIRLQICLKLIKNFDDSIELLGKEIFNYAYGNHKREMEILKSVPGIGELGAATLIAEIGDFKDFASGDKLASWLGLVPNVYQSADKYHNGRITKRGSKVARWILIQIAQAAARTKNSKLKEFFNRKKKSIGHAKAIVALARKIATIIWHLITNDEMYEDETGYIKGEVQRRKIVETEIFSVDERISIISEIFAIVEKKKPDIK, encoded by the coding sequence TTGGCAGGAGAAATAAACAAATCTTGCGGTTTAGATATCCACAAAAGTTTTTTGATTGCTACTATCCTCAGCAGATCCGGTGAAAAACAGCAACAGCGTATCAAGAGAGACGATGATGGAATTTTAAGCCTTAGAAATTGGGTTACATCAGAAAAATGTGACGTTGTTGCATGTGAATCAACAAGTGACTTTTGGGTCCCTATTCATGATTCATTGATAAAACATCTGCCTTTTATAGTTGGAAATGCTCGCGACATGAAAGCATTTACACATAAAAAGACAGATAAAATAGATTCCGAAGTCATTGCAAAACTTGCACTGAATGGCATGGTTCAACCATCAAGAGTTTTCCCAAAAAAACACAGAGAATATCGTTCATACATTCGGCTTCGCCACAAACTTGTACAAAAAAGAACGGATATAAAAAATGAAGCTCATGCCATTCTCGCACCTGAAATGTTTAATCTAAAAGATGTGCTGACAGACATTTTTGGAAAAAATGGTAGAGAGATATTATCAGGAATCTCTTCAGGTAAAAATGTTGACCAGATTATACAAAACCTTTCTCCAAATGTTCGTAAAAAAAGCGCTCAGATCCGAGAGCTTCTGGACAGAGAAATCTCCCAGAGTGCTGCAATCAGGCTTCAGATATGTTTGAAGCTAATAAAGAATTTTGACGATTCAATCGAACTTTTGGGAAAGGAAATTTTCAATTATGCTTATGGAAATCATAAGCGAGAAATGGAAATTTTAAAATCTGTTCCAGGCATAGGGGAACTTGGTGCGGCAACTTTAATCGCTGAAATAGGTGATTTCAAAGATTTTGCTTCAGGGGACAAGCTTGCTTCATGGCTTGGACTGGTTCCTAATGTGTACCAATCTGCAGATAAATACCACAATGGAAGGATCACTAAGAGAGGATCAAAGGTAGCAAGGTGGATTCTAATACAGATTGCTCAAGCAGCAGCAAGAACAAAAAATAGCAAGTTAAAAGAGTTTTTTAACAGAAAAAAGAAGTCAATTGGACATGCAAAGGCGATTGTTGCCCTGGCAAGGAAAATTGCAACGATAATATGGCACCTTATCACAAATGATGAGATGTACGAAGATGAAACGGGATATATCAAGGGAGAAGTTCAAAGGAGGAAGATTGTTGAGACCGAGATATTTTCGGTTGATGAACGTATCTCAATAATTAGTGAAATATTCGCAATTGTTGAAAAAAAGAAACCTGACATTAAGTGA
- a CDS encoding TRM11 family methyltransferase: MLYAFELSGEHEELPAAEVLACLKIEGLDFRPYARIDQCLVVDIAGREEDIERTLTDPVTERLAMTHHILKVVGITKNNPDAVLKLAEAFEPAGYIRDGKSFVVRAKRIKHHVNFPCEYLEQKIGGFIYRKGFRANLKSPDVEFRLILSEKAVLGTLLSSVDRSAYEARNPQNKPFFHPGVLMPRVARAITNLSGIKPGELFLDPFCGTAGILVEAGLMGARVIGIDAQEKLVLGAHMNLEAYELDYILMEGDACRIPLKDSTIDAVVTDPPYGRSAAILAGSLEELYSSALEEIHRVLKPGGIAVVVSDKTAFEYGEKAGLKVLEIYVQRVHRSLTRIITIFQKDME; encoded by the coding sequence ATGTTATACGCTTTTGAACTTTCTGGAGAACACGAAGAACTGCCAGCTGCCGAAGTCCTTGCCTGCCTCAAAATTGAGGGGCTTGATTTCCGTCCCTATGCAAGAATCGACCAGTGCCTTGTAGTGGATATCGCAGGCAGAGAAGAGGATATTGAAAGAACCCTCACCGACCCTGTAACTGAAAGGCTGGCAATGACTCACCATATACTAAAAGTTGTAGGGATTACCAAAAACAACCCTGATGCTGTCCTGAAACTTGCAGAAGCCTTTGAACCTGCAGGATATATCAGGGACGGGAAAAGTTTTGTTGTCAGGGCAAAGAGGATCAAACACCATGTTAACTTTCCGTGCGAGTACCTGGAGCAGAAAATTGGAGGATTCATCTACAGGAAAGGGTTCAGGGCAAACCTGAAGAGCCCTGATGTGGAATTTCGGCTCATACTGAGTGAAAAAGCTGTACTTGGGACTCTCCTATCCTCGGTTGACAGGAGCGCATATGAAGCCAGAAATCCCCAGAACAAGCCTTTTTTCCACCCTGGCGTACTTATGCCAAGAGTTGCCCGCGCCATTACAAACCTTTCCGGGATAAAGCCGGGAGAGCTTTTTCTGGACCCTTTCTGCGGCACCGCAGGCATACTTGTAGAAGCCGGACTTATGGGTGCAAGGGTCATAGGAATCGATGCCCAGGAAAAACTTGTCCTCGGGGCTCACATGAACCTTGAAGCCTATGAACTGGACTACATCCTGATGGAAGGGGATGCCTGCAGGATTCCGCTAAAGGATTCTACAATCGATGCAGTCGTCACTGACCCGCCCTACGGAAGATCGGCTGCAATCCTTGCCGGGTCCTTAGAAGAGTTATATTCCAGCGCCCTTGAAGAAATCCACCGTGTCTTAAAACCCGGAGGTATTGCAGTTGTTGTCTCGGATAAGACAGCATTCGAGTACGGGGAGAAGGCAGGACTTAAGGTTCTTGAGATTTATGTACAAAGAGTGCACAGAAGTCTCACACGGATAATAACTATTTTTCAGAAAGATATGGAGTAG
- a CDS encoding YunC family protein produces the protein MLIEQIPLENGCVLGLRFEMQKYPLLVIRAEKGFLMCGYLNISAAEALGDTAAKVKGVQNFEDMLKTTVVEVTKFAGELGIEIGMTGREAMEKMC, from the coding sequence ATGCTCATTGAACAGATCCCGCTTGAAAACGGATGCGTACTTGGCCTCCGATTTGAGATGCAGAAGTATCCTCTGCTGGTTATAAGGGCAGAGAAGGGTTTTCTGATGTGTGGCTATCTTAATATCAGCGCCGCTGAGGCACTCGGGGATACGGCAGCAAAAGTGAAGGGTGTGCAGAATTTCGAAGATATGCTCAAAACCACTGTTGTTGAGGTAACAAAGTTTGCCGGAGAGCTTGGAATTGAGATTGGAATGACTGGCAGGGAAGCCATGGAAAAAATGTGTTGA
- a CDS encoding protease inhibitor I42 family protein, producing MVAQIFTNANNSDTVSINLGNTFVIKLRDQPGEHLYSKEDSVAETVWKMEAEEGLKLLREQFTPDVPDTKTLPGIHEWEYEAVKPGIWVIEGNYTIFRFGGEEKFKLTVKVI from the coding sequence ATGGTCGCCCAAATCTTTACAAACGCCAATAATTCCGATACGGTCAGCATCAACCTTGGAAACACTTTTGTGATTAAACTCAGGGACCAACCTGGAGAGCACCTGTACAGTAAGGAAGATTCTGTTGCCGAAACGGTATGGAAAATGGAGGCAGAAGAAGGTCTCAAACTGCTCCGGGAACAGTTTACTCCGGATGTCCCGGATACAAAGACTCTTCCGGGGATTCACGAATGGGAATACGAGGCTGTAAAACCAGGCATCTGGGTAATCGAAGGTAATTATACTATTTTCCGCTTTGGAGGCGAGGAGAAGTTCAAACTAACTGTTAAGGTTATCTAA
- a CDS encoding methionine adenosyltransferase, translated as MARNIKVEELLQTPIEKQRIELVERKGIGHPDSISDGLAEAVSRALCREYITKCGTVLHHNTDETQIVAGRSSPKFGGGEVLQPIYMLLVGRATKEFEGAELATESVALQAARKYLRNTMVNMDLERDVIMDCKLGTGSSDLRDVFKRDRVPVANDTSFGVGHAPFSELENIVYNTERQLLTDMKSRMPAIGEDMKVMGLRDGEDITLTICSGMIGRYIDDLDSYINMTQEMKTYVEELATRYTERDVKVQINTGDNLKTSCVFLTVTGTSAEMGDDGSVGRGNRCNGLITPNRPMSMEATSGKNPINHIGKIYNLLSTQMARDIVKQVPDLQDVNIRLLSQIGKPIDQPLVASAQIIPKEGTSFAKVKSEAEVVIDDWLANVTKITEMVIKGELSTF; from the coding sequence ATGGCCCGAAATATAAAAGTTGAAGAGCTCTTGCAAACCCCCATCGAAAAGCAGCGGATAGAGCTTGTAGAGCGCAAAGGAATAGGGCACCCTGACAGCATATCGGACGGACTTGCCGAAGCCGTAAGCCGAGCGCTATGCAGGGAATATATAACCAAATGTGGAACTGTACTTCACCACAACACTGATGAAACCCAGATAGTAGCCGGAAGATCCAGTCCGAAATTCGGAGGAGGAGAGGTACTGCAGCCCATATATATGCTACTGGTAGGCAGAGCCACTAAAGAATTCGAAGGCGCCGAGCTTGCCACAGAGTCCGTAGCCCTCCAGGCTGCCCGCAAGTACCTGAGAAATACCATGGTGAACATGGATCTTGAAAGAGACGTGATCATGGACTGCAAGCTCGGGACAGGGTCTTCAGACCTCAGAGATGTCTTCAAGAGAGATAGAGTGCCAGTCGCAAATGACACCTCTTTCGGAGTTGGGCATGCCCCATTTTCGGAACTTGAAAATATCGTATACAATACCGAGAGGCAGCTCCTTACTGATATGAAGTCCCGCATGCCCGCAATAGGAGAAGACATGAAAGTTATGGGACTCAGGGATGGGGAAGATATAACCCTTACTATATGCAGCGGCATGATAGGGCGGTATATCGACGACCTGGACAGCTACATAAACATGACTCAGGAAATGAAGACCTATGTGGAAGAGCTTGCAACTCGCTATACTGAGCGGGACGTGAAAGTCCAGATTAACACAGGCGATAACCTGAAAACGAGCTGTGTCTTCCTTACAGTCACCGGAACATCAGCTGAAATGGGAGATGATGGTTCAGTAGGACGCGGAAACCGCTGCAATGGGTTGATCACACCCAACAGGCCTATGAGCATGGAGGCAACCAGTGGAAAGAACCCGATTAACCATATTGGAAAAATCTACAACCTCCTCTCGACACAGATGGCACGGGATATTGTAAAGCAGGTTCCGGACTTACAGGACGTTAATATCAGACTGCTTTCCCAGATAGGAAAGCCCATTGACCAGCCACTTGTGGCAAGCGCTCAGATCATTCCGAAAGAAGGCACCTCCTTTGCAAAGGTAAAGTCAGAAGCTGAAGTTGTAATTGACGACTGGCTTGCCAATGTGACAAAAATCACGGAAATGGTTATCAAAGGAGAACTGAGCACCTTTTAA
- the hisA gene encoding 1-(5-phosphoribosyl)-5-[(5-phosphoribosylamino)methylideneamino]imidazole-4-carboxamide isomerase, whose protein sequence is MVFEVIPAVDMREGKCVQLVQGVPGSEIVSLDDPLAVALDWVGKGAKTLHLVDLDGAIEGERKNAPIIEKIVRTCREKGVSIQVGGGIRSFEDAASLLELGVSRVILGTAALQNPELVKQLSSVFGNSCVNVALDAKNGKISIKGWTEECAQTPVEMGRKFEELGAGSLLFTNIDSEGLMQGVNPVPTRELVESVSIPVIASGGVSSLEDLKVLKKTGAAGVVVGSALYTGRFTFEEAIEASLGD, encoded by the coding sequence ATGGTTTTTGAAGTGATTCCTGCAGTGGATATGAGAGAGGGAAAATGTGTTCAGCTGGTGCAGGGCGTGCCTGGCAGTGAGATCGTATCTCTTGATGACCCTCTTGCAGTTGCCCTTGACTGGGTCGGAAAAGGGGCAAAGACCCTTCATCTGGTAGACCTTGACGGAGCAATTGAAGGGGAACGAAAAAACGCCCCCATTATTGAAAAGATAGTCCGGACCTGCAGAGAGAAAGGTGTAAGTATCCAGGTTGGGGGAGGAATTCGTAGCTTTGAAGACGCAGCTTCTCTTCTTGAGCTTGGGGTTTCAAGGGTAATTCTCGGAACCGCTGCCCTCCAGAATCCCGAACTTGTAAAACAGCTTTCCAGTGTCTTTGGAAACTCATGTGTAAACGTTGCGCTGGATGCAAAGAATGGGAAAATCTCAATCAAAGGCTGGACTGAGGAGTGCGCGCAAACTCCTGTTGAAATGGGTAGGAAGTTTGAAGAGCTTGGAGCTGGAAGTCTTCTTTTCACGAATATCGATTCCGAAGGTTTGATGCAGGGAGTAAACCCTGTTCCTACAAGGGAACTCGTGGAATCTGTCAGCATCCCTGTAATTGCATCCGGGGGGGTAAGTTCCCTTGAAGACCTTAAGGTCTTGAAGAAAACCGGGGCTGCAGGTGTTGTGGTAGGCAGTGCCCTTTACACAGGCAGGTTTACCTTTGAAGAGGCAATTGAGGCCTCCCTCGGAGACTGA